A genome region from Sporomusaceae bacterium includes the following:
- a CDS encoding 2-oxoacid:acceptor oxidoreductase subunit alpha, producing the protein MIKENRVRFMQGNEAVVEAGIIAGVRFFAGYPITPASEIAELMSIRMPQVGGSYLQMEDELASMAAIVGASMGGLKSMTATSGPGFSLMQENIGFASMVEIPCVIVNVMRVGPASGMPTHPAQGDVMQARWGTHGDHPVVVLCPANVKEAFDLTIEAVNISELVRVPVILLSDATVGHIRERVELPDPASIALINRKMTTLPPEQYKPFAAGEDCVPEFADRSNGYRYHMCSNMHNEWGFPADSGHEIADKLIRRLDKKVDLFQDRVTFYNTYETEDAEFMIVAYGSVARSAKDAVKLLRKENIRAGLLQLQTIWPFPTAVVKQFCVGAKTVIVPEMNMGQLISEVRLAAGCEAVGVNRADGMAISPQEIIEKVKAVK; encoded by the coding sequence ATGATCAAGGAAAATCGCGTTCGCTTCATGCAAGGGAACGAGGCTGTGGTCGAAGCGGGTATAATCGCCGGGGTCCGGTTCTTTGCCGGCTATCCCATTACGCCAGCCAGCGAAATCGCTGAACTTATGTCCATCAGAATGCCCCAGGTTGGCGGGTCATATCTGCAGATGGAAGACGAACTGGCTAGCATGGCGGCTATCGTGGGCGCCTCGATGGGCGGCCTCAAATCTATGACCGCCACCAGCGGGCCGGGGTTTTCCCTTATGCAGGAAAATATCGGTTTTGCCTCAATGGTGGAAATACCGTGTGTCATTGTCAACGTGATGAGAGTAGGGCCGGCTTCCGGCATGCCGACACATCCCGCCCAGGGCGATGTTATGCAAGCCCGGTGGGGCACCCACGGCGATCACCCGGTCGTCGTGCTTTGTCCGGCTAACGTCAAAGAAGCTTTTGACCTGACCATCGAAGCAGTCAACATCTCAGAATTGGTAAGAGTACCTGTCATCTTGCTCTCCGACGCTACCGTCGGCCACATTCGCGAGAGGGTTGAACTTCCCGATCCCGCTTCTATCGCGCTTATTAACAGGAAAATGACAACCCTCCCGCCCGAACAGTACAAACCGTTCGCAGCTGGCGAGGATTGTGTCCCGGAGTTCGCCGACCGGAGCAACGGATACAGATATCATATGTGCAGCAACATGCATAACGAATGGGGTTTCCCGGCTGACTCCGGGCATGAGATCGCCGACAAGCTTATTCGCAGGTTGGACAAAAAAGTCGATCTATTCCAGGATCGGGTTACCTTTTATAACACTTACGAGACTGAAGATGCGGAGTTCATGATCGTCGCGTATGGCAGCGTGGCTCGCTCAGCAAAGGACGCCGTCAAGCTCCTTCGCAAGGAGAATATCCGCGCCGGGCTTTTGCAACTACAGACGATCTGGCCTTTTCCCACCGCTGTGGTAAAACAGTTCTGTGTCGGCGCAAAAACGGTCATCGTTCCCGAAATGAACATGGGGCAACTGATCAGCGAGGTGCGCTTGGCTGCCGGATGCGAGGCTGTCGGCGTCAACCGGGCAGACGGGATGGCCATTTCGCCACAGGAAATTATCGAAAAAGTGAAAGCGGTGAAATAA
- a CDS encoding enoyl-CoA hydratase-related protein: protein MAYEHIKILSGVATVIILNRPHQLNALNKNMIKELSAAVEEAEKDGNVTAVLLTADGNRAFCTGADLKERNAMTVPEIKDVRRLLVDCFSRIARFPKPMVAAVNGLALGGGCELAMCCDFIIASEQAVFGLPETALAIIPGGGGTVHLPRIIGPNKAKELIFTGRRVNAQEALEIGLVNHVHSAADCREKAMAIMHEIAKNGPVALQQAKKSINFGSALDINTAFSLEAECYNTCLNTEDRTEGLKAFVEKRKPVYKGC from the coding sequence GTGGCATACGAACACATAAAAATACTCAGCGGCGTCGCCACGGTCATTATTCTTAACCGTCCGCACCAACTGAATGCCCTCAACAAGAATATGATCAAGGAATTAAGCGCCGCCGTCGAAGAAGCGGAAAAAGACGGGAACGTTACCGCCGTACTCTTGACGGCGGATGGCAACCGCGCGTTCTGCACCGGCGCCGACCTGAAAGAACGAAACGCCATGACCGTCCCGGAAATAAAGGACGTAAGGAGATTGCTAGTAGACTGCTTTTCAAGAATCGCCCGATTCCCCAAACCGATGGTTGCCGCTGTCAACGGGCTCGCACTCGGCGGCGGTTGTGAATTAGCCATGTGCTGCGATTTTATTATCGCTTCCGAGCAAGCCGTTTTCGGACTGCCGGAAACCGCCCTGGCGATAATACCCGGCGGCGGTGGCACAGTCCACCTCCCGAGGATAATCGGTCCTAACAAGGCCAAAGAGCTAATCTTCACCGGTAGGCGCGTGAATGCACAGGAAGCTCTGGAAATAGGGCTTGTCAACCACGTTCACTCCGCCGCCGACTGCCGCGAAAAGGCGATGGCCATTATGCATGAAATAGCAAAAAATGGCCCGGTAGCACTCCAGCAGGCCAAAAAATCGATTAACTTCGGCTCGGCGCTTGACATCAACACAGCGTTCAGCCTTGAAGCCGAGTGTTACAATACTTGTCTAAACACCGAAGATCGCACAGAAGGACTTAAAGCCTTCGTGGAAAAACGCAAACCCGTCTATAAGGGCTGTTGA
- a CDS encoding 4Fe-4S binding protein: MVAKRHRVTVEERLCKGCGICVHFCPAKILELTPVGKIKVIDGDKCMGCKACEHRCPDFALSVEERE; encoded by the coding sequence GTGGTTGCAAAGAGGCATCGAGTAACAGTAGAAGAACGACTCTGCAAAGGCTGCGGAATTTGTGTACATTTTTGTCCTGCCAAGATACTGGAGCTCACTCCCGTCGGCAAGATAAAGGTAATAGATGGGGATAAGTGTATGGGCTGCAAAGCCTGCGAGCACAGATGTCCAGATTTTGCATTGAGCGTGGAGGAGAGGGAATGA
- a CDS encoding TAXI family TRAP transporter solute-binding subunit, producing the protein MNVKKYVAFLTAAAMIAVLIAGCSSGGKKEAPKAAGDKKTLSIATGGSGGTYFVIGSGMAKLVEQYMPGSKLVVQSTAASTENTRLVGTKKVDFAIGMPDSAYFGMRGEREFKGKEKYENLRAVIAGHTSILQGFVMEKSDIKSIADLKGKKVALSAPSSPSMYVAMAALEAYGLKEGDYKPVLMTYAEMADAVKSGAIDCGFVFAGAPTSSLLDLTTTSGVRVLGMEEDKATEILKKYPYFSKGIIKANTYKGQTADLWELTAPAILITHTEVSDEVVYNITKTILEHTKELGDVHPAGLEWDLSDADKGVGIPLHPGAIKYLKEKGIVK; encoded by the coding sequence ATGAACGTTAAAAAGTATGTTGCGTTCCTTACTGCGGCCGCTATGATTGCGGTTCTTATTGCCGGATGTTCGTCAGGCGGAAAAAAAGAGGCACCGAAAGCGGCCGGCGACAAGAAAACCCTCTCCATCGCCACCGGCGGTTCCGGCGGCACGTATTTCGTAATTGGCAGCGGGATGGCCAAACTGGTCGAACAATACATGCCCGGCAGTAAGCTGGTCGTCCAGTCTACAGCCGCGTCGACCGAAAACACCAGACTGGTCGGCACCAAGAAAGTCGATTTCGCCATCGGCATGCCCGACAGCGCCTATTTTGGCATGAGAGGCGAACGGGAATTCAAGGGTAAGGAAAAATACGAAAACCTGCGGGCCGTCATCGCTGGCCATACCTCCATACTGCAAGGCTTCGTCATGGAAAAATCGGACATCAAATCAATTGCCGACCTTAAAGGCAAGAAAGTAGCCCTCAGCGCGCCTAGCAGCCCGTCCATGTATGTCGCTATGGCGGCTTTGGAAGCCTACGGGCTCAAGGAAGGGGACTACAAGCCTGTCCTGATGACCTACGCCGAAATGGCTGACGCGGTCAAAAGCGGCGCCATCGACTGCGGGTTCGTGTTCGCCGGCGCCCCCACATCATCCCTGCTGGATCTGACCACCACGTCCGGCGTCCGTGTTCTTGGTATGGAGGAAGACAAAGCCACCGAAATCCTCAAAAAGTATCCCTACTTCTCCAAAGGCATAATCAAGGCCAACACCTACAAAGGACAAACTGCCGATCTGTGGGAACTGACCGCTCCGGCTATCCTCATCACCCATACCGAGGTCAGCGACGAAGTCGTCTACAATATAACCAAGACAATCCTCGAACACACCAAAGAACTCGGCGATGTGCATCCGGCCGGGCTGGAATGGGACCTGAGCGATGCCGACAAAGGCGTGGGCATTCCTCTCCATCCCGGAGCGATAAAATACCTGAAAGAAAAAGGTATTGTCAAGTAA
- a CDS encoding 2-oxoacid:acceptor oxidoreductase family protein, protein MRKEIVLSGYGGQGLLMAGVLLGEAIALYESMNVTQNQSYGVQARGGTSRSEVVISDEEINYAEIEEPDILLAMSQSALNEYGPKVKDNALVIVDSSFVEDMSPVKNTRNIHRIPITEISRDRTGKAMLANVVALGALSTLSRVVSKDSLEKEIAKRAPTGTEEINLRALAGGITEAEKLLK, encoded by the coding sequence ATGAGAAAAGAGATAGTCTTAAGCGGCTACGGCGGTCAAGGACTTTTGATGGCCGGTGTCCTGCTCGGCGAAGCAATCGCTCTCTATGAGAGCATGAATGTCACCCAGAACCAGTCTTACGGCGTTCAGGCACGAGGCGGCACGAGCAGATCGGAAGTCGTCATAAGCGATGAGGAAATTAACTACGCCGAGATTGAAGAACCAGACATCTTGCTGGCGATGTCGCAAAGCGCCTTGAACGAATACGGTCCGAAAGTCAAGGATAACGCACTGGTAATCGTCGATTCCAGCTTTGTCGAAGATATGTCTCCGGTCAAGAATACCCGCAATATCCACAGAATCCCCATAACCGAAATATCGCGCGACAGAACGGGCAAGGCTATGCTCGCTAATGTCGTGGCTCTGGGAGCATTATCGACCCTGAGCAGAGTTGTCAGTAAAGACAGCCTCGAAAAAGAGATAGCAAAACGGGCCCCCACAGGCACGGAAGAGATTAATTTGCGGGCGTTGGCGGGGGGGATCACCGAAGCGGAAAAGCTGCTGAAGTGA
- a CDS encoding MFS transporter translates to MNQSTDTARRATAEKAGSYRWVILALNTGVQAAHACITTAVGTLAPFLIADLGLTKAMIGMAGGAVNIGMSFTAVLAGRLADKKGEKVVLVAGSLLTGIAIIITSQAASYSTLLTLLILTGAGASTPTPAGSKTIQRWFPEAKLGFALGIRQTGIPLGGFFGALILPLVAATWGWQAAMVTAGVLTIAGGVVYYFLYRESPAAQIESQNFRQKNTAGEWLFLRDINLWLVIFMSIIFIGAQFDMLTYLVLYLHDQVGLSVTVASACLAITQLGGIVARITLGFMSDTVFKGARKPALIILGVIMTATVLSLTLFNPGMPFWVVAVVSWFFGVSAMGWNGIFVALAMKLAGKEHGGAVVGFCLMIMQIGVLVFPPLFGLLIDITGSYQSSWITLAGAVLLGTLLIARVHEPGPETGRT, encoded by the coding sequence ATGAACCAATCCACCGATACGGCGAGGAGAGCCACCGCCGAAAAAGCGGGAAGCTATCGTTGGGTGATTCTCGCTCTAAACACAGGGGTTCAGGCAGCTCACGCCTGTATTACGACCGCTGTCGGCACTCTGGCCCCCTTTCTGATAGCCGATCTTGGCCTTACTAAAGCAATGATCGGCATGGCGGGGGGAGCAGTCAACATCGGCATGTCTTTTACAGCGGTGCTGGCCGGGAGGCTGGCCGACAAAAAGGGCGAAAAAGTAGTTCTCGTCGCCGGCAGTCTTCTGACAGGGATCGCCATCATCATTACTTCGCAGGCTGCCTCATACTCAACGCTTTTAACCCTGCTTATCCTCACCGGAGCCGGAGCCTCAACTCCCACACCAGCCGGCAGTAAAACGATCCAGAGATGGTTCCCGGAAGCGAAATTGGGGTTCGCCCTTGGTATCAGGCAAACGGGGATTCCACTGGGGGGCTTCTTTGGCGCCCTCATCCTCCCCCTCGTCGCCGCTACCTGGGGATGGCAGGCAGCTATGGTCACGGCTGGGGTGTTGACTATCGCCGGGGGTGTGGTGTATTACTTTCTCTATCGGGAATCACCCGCCGCTCAGATTGAATCGCAAAACTTCCGGCAGAAAAACACTGCCGGCGAATGGCTCTTTCTTCGCGACATCAACCTGTGGCTAGTAATTTTTATGTCTATCATTTTCATCGGCGCCCAGTTCGACATGCTAACCTATCTCGTACTCTACCTGCATGACCAGGTCGGTTTGAGTGTAACGGTTGCCAGCGCTTGTCTGGCTATAACCCAATTGGGAGGAATCGTCGCTCGGATAACCTTGGGATTTATGAGCGACACCGTTTTCAAGGGGGCACGCAAACCGGCCCTAATAATTCTTGGTGTTATCATGACTGCCACCGTGCTGTCGCTTACCTTATTCAATCCCGGTATGCCGTTTTGGGTCGTGGCAGTCGTCTCCTGGTTTTTCGGCGTATCCGCCATGGGATGGAATGGTATTTTCGTCGCCTTGGCGATGAAACTCGCCGGAAAGGAACACGGCGGGGCGGTGGTGGGATTTTGCCTGATGATTATGCAAATCGGCGTATTGGTCTTTCCGCCCCTGTTCGGACTGCTTATCGATATCACGGGATCATACCAGTCGAGCTGGATAACTTTAGCCGGTGCAGTACTCTTGGGCACTCTGCTGATAGCCAGGGTTCACGAACCGGGGCCAGAAACCGGGAGAACTTGA
- a CDS encoding thiamine pyrophosphate-dependent enzyme codes for MAQVKDYLRPGKLPHIWCPGCGDGTVVGAMIRSIDKLKLDRDLVTVITGIGCSSRVNNIMDFHSFQTTHGRAVAFATGYKVAKPDMKVIVVTGDGDGAGIGGNHLIHAARRNIDLKVILINNQIFGMTGGQFSPLTPNGAIASTAQYENTEYPFDVCKLMEAAGATYVARGTVYHLALTEKLITRSLEHKGFSYVEIITQCPTGYGKRNKMADPYQLLMWQKENSVPVEQAGKYSAEELKDKFIIGELLVRNDRTEFVEANARLIDKSRAKAKGGSGK; via the coding sequence TTGGCTCAGGTAAAAGATTATTTACGGCCGGGAAAACTGCCCCACATCTGGTGCCCGGGCTGTGGCGACGGCACAGTAGTCGGAGCAATGATCCGCTCCATCGACAAGTTGAAACTCGACCGTGATCTCGTGACCGTCATCACCGGCATTGGCTGTTCATCACGGGTCAATAACATAATGGACTTTCACTCTTTCCAGACCACCCATGGCCGGGCTGTTGCCTTCGCTACCGGTTACAAAGTGGCCAAGCCTGACATGAAAGTCATAGTCGTCACCGGCGACGGCGACGGAGCCGGGATCGGCGGCAACCATCTCATCCACGCCGCGCGGCGAAACATAGACCTAAAAGTGATTCTCATCAACAACCAGATTTTCGGCATGACCGGCGGGCAATTTTCGCCCCTGACACCCAACGGCGCTATAGCTTCCACCGCTCAGTACGAGAATACCGAATACCCCTTCGATGTTTGCAAACTCATGGAAGCGGCCGGCGCTACCTATGTAGCCAGAGGGACAGTCTATCACCTAGCCCTGACCGAAAAGCTGATAACACGGTCGCTTGAGCACAAAGGCTTCAGCTATGTGGAAATTATCACCCAGTGCCCGACAGGCTACGGGAAACGCAACAAAATGGCCGACCCCTATCAACTGCTGATGTGGCAAAAGGAAAACTCGGTTCCTGTCGAACAAGCTGGAAAGTACAGCGCCGAAGAGCTCAAGGACAAATTCATCATCGGCGAGCTTTTGGTCCGTAACGACCGGACCGAATTTGTCGAAGCCAACGCACGATTGATCGACAAATCACGGGCAAAAGCAAAGGGCGGTAGCGGAAAATGA
- a CDS encoding DUF1850 domain-containing protein — MTKSKGRWILAALITAFLLAFAAWPVRVLILESEKSRPLILTVEQRETITLQYVHSVYHVLQREIYEPVGNELVLRSMYFGDMSAALYYDAYALYPLEPEPAGGYTIREPNLHFPAISFALGHGTQYEIYIGAKRPIDLDKTFEDATFLTVRPDVMPWGEYFLRRLSNGNR; from the coding sequence ATGACGAAAAGCAAAGGGCGCTGGATTCTCGCCGCCCTGATAACCGCCTTCCTGCTGGCCTTCGCCGCATGGCCGGTAAGAGTCCTCATCCTGGAAAGCGAAAAGAGCCGCCCGCTTATCCTGACCGTTGAACAGAGGGAGACAATCACCCTGCAATACGTACACTCCGTCTACCACGTCCTTCAGCGGGAAATCTACGAACCGGTTGGAAATGAACTGGTTTTGCGGTCGATGTATTTCGGCGACATGTCAGCGGCCCTCTATTACGACGCGTACGCCCTTTACCCCCTGGAGCCAGAACCTGCTGGAGGCTATACGATCAGAGAGCCGAACCTGCACTTTCCGGCCATATCATTTGCTTTGGGGCACGGCACTCAATACGAAATATATATCGGCGCCAAGCGACCGATCGACCTAGATAAAACATTCGAAGACGCCACCTTTCTTACCGTAAGACCGGATGTAATGCCTTGGGGCGAGTATTTCCTTAGGAGGTTATCGAATGGAAACCGATAA
- a CDS encoding TRAP transporter permease — METDKKQITWVAGVVTVLGVIFSLFHLYTAGVQELPAMQQRLVHLTLGLMMAFLIFPWCQGKENGKMRIADVVLAIIGLIVGGYLIINYEAITFRLGAATELDIIMGAILVALVLEGTRRVMGWPLPTIAVLALLYAFFGDRMPDALAHSGFDADRVVSHLSLTTEGIFGIPLGASATVVVIFILFTSFLNATGAGQYFVDLVMSKFGKTRGGSAKAAVVGSALMGMLTGSVVANVMGIGTFTIPLMKENGYNARVAAAVEAVSSTGGQIMPPVMGAAAYIIAEVLRLPFVDIIMAAIIPAVLYYLAEFIFVDLEAQKNGLAGFSDERIAEYRERAKGKSYRVLPIIVLVGLMVVLEWLPTKAAFYSIVLALLIAIIQKENRINWSKLLNVLTSGARGTLEVIMATACAGIIIGSLSLTGLGIQMSSMLVNLAGGSLILLLLLTMVVSIILGMGLTTTACYVILAVLVAPSLVKMGVNPLAAHFYVFYFGMYSFITPPVALGAYAAASLSGADPFATGFTAFKIALPGFLIPFLFIYYPALLGIGALLDVAIVVITACIGVFFMCTSTVGFFRKDLVTWERAIMLVAGLMLIHPSYIASVIGIVLGVAMLILRCRPSKDAQAC, encoded by the coding sequence ATGGAAACCGATAAGAAACAGATCACCTGGGTCGCCGGTGTCGTCACCGTTCTTGGGGTGATCTTCTCATTATTCCACCTTTATACAGCCGGCGTGCAGGAATTGCCAGCCATGCAGCAGCGCCTAGTCCATCTGACTCTGGGCTTAATGATGGCTTTTTTAATTTTTCCCTGGTGCCAGGGTAAAGAAAATGGGAAAATGCGCATCGCGGATGTAGTGTTGGCCATTATAGGACTGATCGTCGGCGGCTACCTGATTATTAATTATGAAGCCATTACCTTCCGCCTCGGCGCGGCCACGGAACTCGACATAATTATGGGGGCAATTCTGGTTGCGCTCGTCCTTGAGGGAACCAGGAGAGTGATGGGATGGCCTTTGCCCACCATTGCCGTGCTCGCTCTGTTATATGCCTTTTTCGGCGACCGCATGCCCGATGCGCTGGCGCACAGCGGGTTTGATGCCGATAGGGTCGTCAGCCATCTTTCGCTAACCACCGAGGGAATCTTCGGCATTCCCCTGGGAGCTTCGGCGACCGTCGTCGTTATCTTCATTCTCTTCACCTCATTCCTGAACGCTACGGGAGCCGGCCAATATTTCGTCGACCTGGTCATGAGCAAGTTCGGCAAAACCCGGGGCGGTTCGGCCAAGGCCGCGGTCGTCGGCAGCGCCCTCATGGGCATGTTGACTGGCAGCGTCGTGGCTAACGTAATGGGGATTGGCACCTTCACCATCCCGCTTATGAAAGAGAACGGCTACAACGCGCGGGTGGCGGCGGCGGTCGAGGCGGTAAGCTCCACCGGCGGCCAGATTATGCCTCCCGTCATGGGCGCAGCGGCCTATATCATCGCCGAAGTGCTGCGGCTTCCCTTTGTGGATATTATCATGGCCGCGATAATTCCGGCTGTGCTCTATTACCTCGCCGAATTCATCTTCGTCGACCTGGAAGCGCAAAAAAATGGTCTCGCCGGTTTCTCCGACGAGAGGATAGCCGAATACCGGGAGCGGGCCAAAGGAAAAAGTTACCGGGTTCTGCCCATTATAGTACTGGTCGGCCTGATGGTCGTGCTGGAATGGCTGCCGACCAAGGCGGCTTTCTACTCAATCGTATTGGCCTTGTTGATCGCCATTATTCAAAAAGAAAACCGAATTAACTGGAGCAAGCTGCTCAATGTTTTAACTTCCGGGGCGCGAGGCACACTGGAAGTCATCATGGCCACCGCTTGCGCCGGCATTATCATTGGCTCTCTTTCCCTGACCGGATTGGGTATCCAAATGTCATCCATGCTCGTCAACCTGGCCGGTGGCAGTCTCATTTTGCTGCTACTGCTGACGATGGTTGTGTCGATTATCCTCGGCATGGGTCTGACAACAACCGCCTGCTATGTAATTCTGGCCGTTCTCGTGGCCCCCTCCCTCGTTAAAATGGGTGTAAACCCGTTGGCCGCCCACTTTTACGTTTTCTACTTCGGGATGTACTCCTTCATCACACCGCCTGTAGCCCTGGGGGCTTACGCGGCGGCGAGCCTGTCCGGAGCCGACCCCTTCGCGACCGGATTCACCGCATTCAAAATCGCCCTGCCGGGGTTCCTCATTCCCTTCCTGTTCATCTACTATCCGGCTCTGCTGGGTATCGGCGCTTTGCTTGATGTGGCGATAGTAGTCATAACGGCCTGTATCGGCGTATTCTTCATGTGTACCTCCACAGTGGGTTTCTTCAGAAAAGATTTGGTAACGTGGGAAAGGGCTATCATGCTTGTCGCCGGACTTATGTTGATTCATCCCAGCTATATAGCTAGCGTAATCGGCATCGTACTGGGTGTCGCCATGCTGATCCTCCGCTGCCGACCCTCCAAAGACGCGCAGGCTTGCTGA